The sequence GGGCTTGCGGCGACCGGTGTCGCTGCGGTCCTGGGCGGCAGCCGGCGCAGCGGCGCCCAGGAGGATCGCCAGCGCGAACAGGCAGACCGGCAGTGTGAGCGGACCCCGAAAAACCATGCGGATGCCACGGCGCACACTCATGACTTCGGTCCTTTCAGGGAGAACGTGCTGAGCACGGTCTCGAGGCGGCGGAAATGCGGCATCTTTTCCTGCCCGGGCGCATACACCAGAAGGTCCACGCAGTACAGCCGGCCGCGCTGGCGATCGGGAATGAACCAGCAGCGGAACGGGCCGCCGCCGGTGAAGTCGGTGCTGTTCCAGGCGCCCTCGAGCTTCACGCAGGCTACGTCGCCGATCGTGTCGCGGCTCCAGACGAAAGACTCGGGCACCAGTTCCTCCTTGTGGAGGGCCTGCCCCATTTCCGAGCGGATCGCGACCATCACGTCCGCGTCGGCCAGGAACGCCGTCGGCTCGGGCGTCTCGCGCCAGCTGATCGTGATGCCGCGCGACGGGGCGGTGGTCATCAGTTCGAGCCCCGGGAAACCGTCGGGGCGGAACTGGTTCTGCCCGAAATCGCCCGGGATCTCGAGCCAGAATCCGAGATCGCGCCAGTAGCGGTCCATCAGCGCGGTGTGCAGACCGTCGTGCCGCTGCCGGCGCAGGATGCGTTCGCGATTGCTGTCGTCGATGATCTTGCGCAGCTTTTCGGTGCTGTTGCGCAGGATGCTGCTGATGCCATTGACGTCGCGCCCGACCACGATGACTGCCAACTGGTAGGTGGACCACGGGTCGGGCACCTGCACGATGCCGCCCCCGGAGGCCTCCATCGTCTTCCACGCCTCGCTGGAAATCAGGCGCTTGGCCTGCTTCTCCACGGCGTTGCCGCTGCCCATCCGCACCAGCAGCACCGCATTCTTGTAGCCGCGCGCGGTTTCCCAGGTATCGGGTCCGAAGACATCGACGTTGTACGTCGATTCCGGCTGGATGACGAAGGTGACCTCGGGGTTGAAGGCGCCGAGGAATCGTTCGGTGGCGGGTCGCAGCGCTTCGTCCGAGAGGGCGATGGCGATGTCGCCATAGCCGCCGGCTGCCATGAGGATGGCCTTCTCGTCATTCATGCCGCAACCGCTCGCGCCGAGCAGGAGCAGCATGCCGAGCAGCAGCGCAGGGCGCAGCACCTGTAAAGAGCGACGGCCGGCGCCGGAGCGGCGGCCGGCCGTGCAATGGAAGAGTGCCAGTCGAACCAACGCGACACACCTCAGGACGACGGAACCTGCCGGCGACAGCCCGCAGGGGCCGCCGCGCGGGTCAGCGGTTGACGCCTGTATCTAGGCTGCGTCCCCCGGTCGTGTCAAGCTGGGCCTTCAGGCGGCGCAGTTCCAGCTGCGTCCGGAGCAGCTGGCTCGCCAGCTGTTCGTTCTGCACACGCAGCTGCTGGATCTTGCGCAGATCCTCGATCCGGTCGCCTGACCAGCCACGATCGATGGCCGTACCGGTCGGGATCGCGCGGCTTCCGGTGGAGACGTTGCGCTGGATACCCGCGCCGTACAGGCTGCTCCCGCGAGGCGCACCGAACAACGAACGCCGGTCGGCCCGCCCTGCGACCGCGACGGCATCCGTAGCCGCATTGTCCGCGGCCGGCAACGCCGAAGCGGAGACCACGGCAGGCGCCGGTCGGCCGGACGCAGCCGCAACCATCGGCACCGATGACCGCTCCGGTCCCAGGAAGACCGCAAACGCCAGCACCGCAGCCAGCCCGATGGACGTAGCCGCCCCGAAGGCGGGCAGCCAGGCGTTGCGTCGCGAAGCAGATTCCTCCTGCCACGGGTACGCCGTTTCACCCGCCCGCTGCTGCAGGGCCTGGTTCAGGCGCAGCTGGAGTTTCCAGTCGAAGTTGTCGGGCAATTGCGGCTCGCTGGCCGCCATCAGGCGCCGCCCGAGCACCAGGTCCTCGCGGAACGACTGGCACTCGCGGCACTTGTCCACGTGATCACGCAAGCCGGCGGTGGCATCCGGGGGCAGCAACCCGTCCATGTCGCGG comes from bacterium and encodes:
- a CDS encoding DUF4837 family protein → MVRLALFHCTAGRRSGAGRRSLQVLRPALLLGMLLLLGASGCGMNDEKAILMAAGGYGDIAIALSDEALRPATERFLGAFNPEVTFVIQPESTYNVDVFGPDTWETARGYKNAVLLVRMGSGNAVEKQAKRLISSEAWKTMEASGGGIVQVPDPWSTYQLAVIVVGRDVNGISSILRNSTEKLRKIIDDSNRERILRRQRHDGLHTALMDRYWRDLGFWLEIPGDFGQNQFRPDGFPGLELMTTAPSRGITISWRETPEPTAFLADADVMVAIRSEMGQALHKEELVPESFVWSRDTIGDVACVKLEGAWNSTDFTGGGPFRCWFIPDRQRGRLYCVDLLVYAPGQEKMPHFRRLETVLSTFSLKGPKS
- a CDS encoding zf-HC2 domain-containing protein, whose translation is MRCSKARDYLSRDMDGLLPPDATAGLRDHVDKCRECQSFREDLVLGRRLMAASEPQLPDNFDWKLQLRLNQALQQRAGETAYPWQEESASRRNAWLPAFGAATSIGLAAVLAFAVFLGPERSSVPMVAAASGRPAPAVVSASALPAADNAATDAVAVAGRADRRSLFGAPRGSSLYGAGIQRNVSTGSRAIPTGTAIDRGWSGDRIEDLRKIQQLRVQNEQLASQLLRTQLELRRLKAQLDTTGGRSLDTGVNR